Genomic window (Terriglobus sp. TAA 43):
ACTGAGAAATGCTTGCGGCCGAAGTAGTGCGCAAGGAGATACGGAAGAACATCTGCTTCGCTTCCCAGGCCCACTCCGAGTAGTGCAGCTCCGAGCAATGCCATGAGGGAGGAACCGGCAAAGGCGAGTACAAGCGTGCCCAGCGCAGAGAGCAACAGGATGATCGTCTGGATGCGCTGTGGCGAATAGCGGTCGATCAGAAGACCGACACATAGCCTGCCTAAGATCCCCGCTCCGCCCCGCACAGACAGAGCGAGTGCCGCGCTTTCTGCGCTAAGGCCATGGCCCGTGAGGATGGCGGCAAGATTGGTGACAAGGCCGTTCTCGCTGAATGCAGACAATATTGTGATCGCACAAAGAACCCAGAACGCAGTACTTGCCAGAGATGCTTTGACGGACATGCCAGCGGGCATTGCGCTGCTTAGATCGAGATTGGGGATGGGACGGTTTCGAACCAGCAAGGCAGTGAGCGGCAGACCAATCAGGGCGATGCCACCCAGAAGGGTGTAAGCGCTTCGCCATCCTTGATGTGTAATTGTCCACTGAGTCAAAGGCGGTATAAGAATTGACCCAACGCCGCTGCCGGTCAGAATCAAAGCGAGTGCCAGGCCGCGTCGTTTCTGAAACCAAGTAAGCGCCGTTCGCGCATAAGCAAACTGCGCGGTGCCGTTTGCGACTAACCCTAGGACGAAAAACGTCAGGTAGAAGCGGTGGATGTCACCATTCAAGCGGCTGAGCGATGCCAGTGCCAATGCGAAGACAACGATCGAAGGAAGAATGACGCGGCGTGGCGGGAAACGGTCCAGCAGCATTCCAAGGAAGGGAGAAACCACGGCTACCGTGATGGCGGCTATTGCAAACGAGCCATCCAACGCTTCGCGCTTCCAGCCAAAGGCAGTATGAAGAGGATTTAGGAAAAGGCTAAAGGTGTAAGGGACGATAGGCGAGAAACTCGTCATCACACCCACGAACGCCGCTGCCGTTATGCCCCAGCCCGGATACCGAATCGAGCGTTCGTCGTTTATTTCAGAGGTGCTTGGATCAGGCATTCGTTCCGATGTCCTTCTATGGGCACAATCCAAAGTTGTTTGCTGATCCATGCGAATAGTAGGCAGCGGAACGCGATCTTGTCTTCAATCTAAAGTTGGATATGCGGTTTAGATCTATCCTCTTCGTGCGATACCGGTTTATGCTTTCTCGCAATCACGTAACCAGGAGAGATCGGTGCCACACATTCAACTCCCTGAAGGTCTACAAGGCATCCGAAGCGCCATGGCGTTTCGGCCTGAAACAGCAAAGCCTCTGAATGAACTGGTGGAGGTTTTGCTGCACGCGCCAAACTCCCTGCCACAGGCGGATCGCGAGTTGATTGCCACTTATGTCTCCTATCTGAATGACTGCTACTTCTGCCAGACGGTGCACGGGTCCATCGCGGCAGCGTGCCTGGACGACGACTACGATCTGGTAAAGCGCGTGAAGGCAGATTTTATGTCTGCAGAGATTTCAGAAAAGCTCAAGACACTCCTTGTCATCGCAGCCAGGGTGCAGACCGGCGGCAAAAACGTTACCTCCACCAACATTGCTGCCGCCCGTGCGCAAGGCGCTACCGACGTGGAGATCCACGACACAATACTTATCGCTGCGGCCTTTTGCATGTACAACCGATACGTCGACGGGCTGGACACGTGGCAACCTCGTGATGAGGCTCTTTACCTCGAACGCGGTAAGAAGACTGCACGTGAGGGATATGTGGAGATGAGCAAGGAGTATCTTCCTTCGGTGGCCAGTTCATCCTGAACTAACCGCTCCGACCAGATGTCTGTGGGATAACACGCCATCTCTCGCCCGGTTCGCATTCATGCAATTGATTCCTTGCGTTTTGTCACATTCCTTCAGTTACATTAGTGGGCCAGTGCAGCCGTCGTGAGACAGTACGGCTGCCACTGATCACGCTGTTTCGAGGAATGTTCATGAGCATTCGCGTCCGCATGGATCGTAAGTTTGTGTGTTTTGCCGCTGGAGTGCTGCTTACGGCTGCGGCTGCCCATGCACAGGGAAATCTGACCGGGTATTGGGATCTCCGCGTACCGAACGGGGATGGTACCTTTCGCGAAACCTTCTTCGAACTTACTCAGAACGGCAATACCCTGACGGGCAAGTGGTACGGCCGCGACCCAAATGGAATTCCCATGCAAGGCAGCATCGAGGCCGGCAAGGTTCACCTCGCTACCGTTCCCCCTCCTCCACCGCCCAATGCAGCTCCCGGCGGTTTTGGAGGGCGGCCCACGGTATACGACGGCACCCTGAATGGCGAAACCATCACGCTTACCTCCACCGGCTTTCGCGGCCAAACCATGACGGGCGATGCAGTGCGCAGCACGCGTGAGGCAGCCATGCCACCCGCGCCACTTCCGCTTCCCGCACTACGCGACCTGCCAGACAACGGCCTGGTGCGTACGCCGCCAATGGGATGGAACTCCTGGAACAAGTTCGCAGGTCGCGTTACAGAAGCAGATGTGCGTGCCGCTGCGGACGCACTTGTATCCACCGGTATGAGCAAGATGGGCTACATCTACGTGAACATTGATGACACGTGGGAGGGTGGCCGCGACGCCAACGGCAACATCCAGTTGAACCAGAAGTTTCACGACATGAAGGCGCTGGCTGACTATGTCCATTCCAAAGGTTTGAAGCTTGGAATCTACTCTTCGCCAGGACCCAAGAACTGTGCCGGATACACAGGCAGTTTTGGCCATGAAGCGCAGGACGCGAAGACATACGCGTCCTGGGGTATCGATTACCTAAAGTACGACCTTTGCAGCGCGCGCAATATCTACAAATCCACGCCCGAGATCCATCAGGCCCTCTATCAGAAAATGGGAGAGGCCCTTCAGAGTACTGGCCGTCCAATCGTCTTCAGCCTTTGCCAGTACGGCGAGAACGATCCGTGGAAGTGGGGTTATAAGGCCGGTGGAAACCTGTGGCGAACCACGGGGGACATTCGCGATCAGTGGGAATCCATGGACAGGATCGGCTTCTCGCAGATTGACATCGCAACCTACAACCGCCCGGGCCGCTGGAACGACCCTGACATGCTCGAAGTGGGTAATGGCGGCATGAGCGCTGACGAGTACCGCACGCACATGAGTCTGTGGTCACTGCTGTCCGCGCCGCTTATCGCAGGCAATGATCTGAGCAACATGACTGAAGAAACGAAATCGATTCTTATGAACGGAGATGTCATCGCCATCGATCAGGACCCCGCTGTCCATCCCGTACAACGACAGGCGAAGCAAGGAAGCGTAGAAGTACTCACCCGCTTGATGTCAGATGGATCGACCATCGTCGGCCTCTTCAACCGTGGCAACGCACCCGCACCCGCCAGCCTGGATTGGACTGCCCTCTCCACTCGCCCCGGATTCAAAGTGCGTGATCTCTGGAAACACGAACCAGTCAACGTAAGCGGCGCCACGTATCAGGCAAACGTGCCGGTCCACGGCGTGGTTCTCCTGCGGGTCACGCCATAAGGGCACCGCCCGTCGCTATCGCAACACGAAGGCATACAAGGTGTCACCGGCTGCAGCCGTAACGTACTGCTGCCCATCAAGCACGAACGTCGTTGGGCCGTTGGTGACCGGGTTGCCCAGCCCCGCGTGCCACAGGATTGCACCTGTCGCGGCATTGAACGCAACGAAGCTTGAGACGGTGTCGCCCGTGAACAGCAGGCCGCCCGCCGTGGTCAGCATGCCGGAACGTGCGCTACCGGCAATCCACGGGTGTTCCCATTTCAGCTTGCCCGTCTTGTAGTCCAGCGCGCGCAACGCAAATCTCGAGTAGCCGCCTCGATCATTGCCCGCCCATCCTTCAGGCTTCTTGTTGTTGTCGAAGACGTAGTACACGCTATAGGCGTCGGATGCGGCGACGTAGAACAGTCCGGTCTGCGGATCGTAAGAAGGCGGATGCCAGTTCGCCGCGCCTGACTGGTTGGGCGACACCAACGAGCCATTTGGCTTAGGCATCTTCTCTAGGTTTGGGATGGGCTGGCCCTTGCTGTTGAGACCGAGCGTCCAGCTCTGGTGAGCGAACGGTGTGCTGACCAACGCCTTGCCATTCGTGCGATCCAGTACGAAGAACCAACCGTTACGGCTCGCCTGCGCCAACAGCTTGCGCTTCTGGCCATTAATCACGCCATCGATGAGCACCGGCGTCTGCACGGCATCCCAGTCATGCGTGTCGTGAGGATTGGGTTGGAAGTACCACACCAGCTTGCCTGTATCCGGGTTCAGTGCACATATGGTGCCGGTGTAGAGGTTGTCCCCCGGCCGTGCTTCACCGTTAATGACGGGCTGCGCATTGCCTGTTCCAAAGTAGTAGAGGTTCAACTCCGGATCGTATGTTCCGGGCACCCACGTCATGCCACCGCCGTGCAACATGGCTTCGTCGTTGGGCCAGCTTTTCGCCTCCGGCTCCCCAGGGTTGGGATGCGTATACCAACGCCACTGCAGTGCCCCCGTCTCTGGATCGTGTGCTTCGACAAAGCCGGGCACATCAAAGTCATCCCCGGAGACACCTACCATCACATGGTTCTTAACGATGGTGGGCGGAACACTGCCGAAATTGAACTTCGCGCGATTCGCTTCAGCCTCGCCGATCTCCGCATGCCACTTCTCCTGGCCGGTGGATCGGTCAATCGCGACGAGGTAATCGTCTTCCGTCTCAAAGTAGACCGTATTGCCACGAACGGCCACACCGCGGTTGCCGATAGCCTCTCCGCCCTTGCTCTTCCAATCGAACTGCCAGAGCTTGACGCCGGTGCGAGCATCCACCGCCCACACATGGCTGGGAACAGTGAAGTACAACACGCCGTCAACCTCAAGCGGAGTGGATGAAATGCGACGGCCACCGCCCGACGTCTCGTTGACGCGGAAGGTCCATGCCAGCTCCAGTTGCCTGACGTTGGTCGTGTTGATCTTCGTCAGAGGGCTGTAACGACGGCCGGACAGGTCTCCGTTATAGGTTGGCCAATCTCCGTCGGCAAGGCTGGGCGCGCCTGCATCCGAGGGTGCCTTCTGCGTTGCCGCGGTGCGAACTTCTCTAGGATCGCGCTTAGTGGTGTCGTGCGGATTGTTCTGATTTACGGGCGTCTGCGCCAGAAGCGGCATGCAGACGGCAAGCAGGAACAGTGGCAGGTTACGAAACTTCATCGCGAGGCCGGTCATTTTAGCGTGTCCAGATAAGCAGTCAGGTTGTGGATGTCGGCATCGGTGTATTGATCGAGCAGGGCCTCGTGCGCCGCAAACGGATGAACCACGGTAACGACTGTTCCGGGCGTGCGGCTGAAGGTATGCGAAACCCCGTCGGCGCTTCGCAGCGTCACGTTGAAGTCGTCAATACGAACCACATCTCCGCTATACGTTTTGCCATTGTGCAACTTCACGGTGACCAGCAACTTGGTAGCGCCGCGAATGCCGCTACCGGGAAACAGGAACTTCTGCTGTAACGCCGCAGTGGTGTACTTCTTACCCACTCCCGCCAGATTTCCCGTGGGCGAGTGACACTTGCTGCATCCGCCTGCGCCGTTGAAGTATGCTTCGCCGGCTTTCGCGTCGCCGCTCAACAGATTCGTGGGCTGGTCGTTGTAGCCGCTGCGCAGAATCTTGTTGATGGAAAGAGTCAAAAACTGCGACAGGTCCGCATTCTCCTTGTCGCTGAACTTGAAATTGTGCTGCGGAATCGTTCGGAGCAAAGGCCCAAGGTCGCGACCGTGCAGTGCCTCACGGCGATCGCGCAGGACGGCTTCAGAACGGATCATGTCCGGACCTGCTGGCGTACCGCGGGCATCGTCACCGTGGCACCGCGCACAGTTGCTGCTGAACAGTTTTGCACCGCGCTCCGCCGATACAGGATCGACCACCGCCTTGGGAAACTGCGCCGACGCAGCAGCGCATATCGACAGGGCGAAACCTAAAATGAACCGCAAATGCTTGCTCAAAATTCACTCACTTCCCGAAAACATTGCTCTCACATCAGTACAGCGGTCCCGGCGGAACTCTTGATATCTTTCGTCTGCATAGCCCTGCTCCCGACAAGCCTCAGGTTCCCATCGCAACAGCAAGCAATGCCCCCAGGTCCAGCGCAGACTTGGACTCAACTCCGCGCGGAAGTGTAGGACCAATTGCAAGCGCCTGGCGGTGGCCTTCGAACCAGACGAGGAACACTGACCGATCGTGTCCCGGCAACCGTTGCTGATTGATCCACTGGTAGTACGCAGCCATGTCCGCATCGATCAGCGAGCCAACCGGATCAAGCTCAACCTCTCGCTGGACATTTGAAAGCAACTCGTTCATGGGTCTTTGCCGTTGTCTAGGCGCAAACCGTACGAGCAGGGTCGTCGCTGAGGCCCGTCGCAGCACCTCGCGCGCTGTCCATTGAGCAAAGGTGGTGCTGAATATCTGCGTGCCGGAACCGTCAGTCAGCAGCTTCATCTGGAATCGATCCAGTGTTCCTCCGCCAAGTCCCAACTGTTCTGGCTGCAGGTGCGCAATGTAGTTCCGCAGGCTTTCCGGCCCAGTACCGGGCTTGCCTACCTCGTTTTGAATTTTGTCCAGAAGAGCTCTGCGCGCCGGCAAGAGAGCATCGTAAGACACACAGGCGAGACTTGGATTGGCGCCCGCTGATTTGCCGCCATCGACGTACCAATGCCCAAAAGGAATGGGGTGGCTTTTGGCGCGGGACACAGTTGCCGCCAACAGCTTTTCCATACCACCTTCGGGCTGAATATTGCTGAAATAAGTACCGTGCGGCCGCAGCTGCGCAAAGAGAATGTTGGAGTAAGAATCTACCCCTGCACCGATAACCGCGATGCCCAACCTGGGCACGACCGGCAATCGAGCCGGGATGGCCGCGTGCAATCCCTCGCTATACGTGGCGGCCGCTTTCTGAAAAGCGATCATCTGATGCGTACTCCATAAGTTAGCGGAGAAAGCCTCAGTGAACGTTAGGGGCTGATTGACCCAATCAAGCTTGCTTTGTTCCCCGGATACCTGGATCTGTGCAAACTCTTTGAACACGCGTTCCAGCTGCGTCTGCGAAAGATTGCTCAGGTAGTTCAATTCGCTGCCCAAAGCATCGCGCTCTGCCGGAAAATTGTGGTCGTACTCAATTAGTTCCTGGAGCAAGCTGGGAAGAAAGCTCAGCGGCATACGCCGGAAGAGCTCTAGGTGTGACACAGCGATGCCGCGTGCTTCGGGCTGATACTGCAGAAAGTTACCGGCAACCAGTGATGTGGGGAGCATGACTATAGCAACTCTCGAATAGGCGACCCTTGCGCGCGGCCTGCGGTAAAACCCATCAGAGAACCCAGTGTGGGAACCAGATCAATGGGTTGCACGACGCGATCGTAGACCACGCCCTGGCGAACACCAGCACCCAGGGCCATCATCCAGGTGGTACGAGAGGCCGCATCGCCCGTTCTGTGATGCTGAAATCCATTGCCGCCTGCCACAAAGTCGGCGTCCCGCCCAAAATCCGGAAGGATGAACATCGTGGTGTTTCCTGCATACTCCGGGTCGCTTTGAACAGCCTTCCAGAGATCGGCGCACAGTCGGTCGGTGCGCTGGATCGCCTCAACATACAGTGAGTACGCGCCGGTATGCGCAACATCAATGTCATGCATTGTGAGCCACAGAAAGCTAGGAGATTGCTGACGCATCAACTGCTTGACGACGTAGAGCGATAGCTCGTCTGGACTCGATAACGTCCGCGCATGCGACATGAAGTCTTCCACGGACAGCTTCAGGACATTCTCAAGCTGCTGTAGTTCGACCTCGCCGCCTCCTAGTACCGGAGTAAAGAGTGGAGTCTCATAGTTATCGCGCAGAATATGGTCCAGGTTGCCAGCTTTTCCGCGAGTGGCTGCACTCAACAAGTGCTTGGGAAGAATGACACCTGCTCCGAAACCTGGGCCGTAGGAGCGATAGTCGCTTTCGCCAATGCGATTGAACCCATTGCTGGGCGCCACGACCCATGTGTTCGATGCTGGCCGACGTAGGTCTTTGCGGAAATATTCAAACGCGGTGGGGTTTGCCGGTGGAACGGCAGAAAAGTTATTAAACGTTTCATAGACGCCCGTGATCAGGCTAGCCGTCGCGACG
Coding sequences:
- a CDS encoding MFS transporter; this translates as MPDPSTSEINDERSIRYPGWGITAAAFVGVMTSFSPIVPYTFSLFLNPLHTAFGWKREALDGSFAIAAITVAVVSPFLGMLLDRFPPRRVILPSIVVFALALASLSRLNGDIHRFYLTFFVLGLVANGTAQFAYARTALTWFQKRRGLALALILTGSGVGSILIPPLTQWTITHQGWRSAYTLLGGIALIGLPLTALLVRNRPIPNLDLSSAMPAGMSVKASLASTAFWVLCAITILSAFSENGLVTNLAAILTGHGLSAESAALALSVRGGAGILGRLCVGLLIDRYSPQRIQTIILLLSALGTLVLAFAGSSLMALLGAALLGVGLGSEADVLPYLLAHYFGRKHFSVLYGLTWTAYAVGGGTGPVFIGHLYDTAGFYHSRFIVYLAGVAVAAAAVSLALRSERNGALHASNLNFANPDLSEE
- a CDS encoding carboxymuconolactone decarboxylase family protein, which translates into the protein MPHIQLPEGLQGIRSAMAFRPETAKPLNELVEVLLHAPNSLPQADRELIATYVSYLNDCYFCQTVHGSIAAACLDDDYDLVKRVKADFMSAEISEKLKTLLVIAARVQTGGKNVTSTNIAAARAQGATDVEIHDTILIAAAFCMYNRYVDGLDTWQPRDEALYLERGKKTAREGYVEMSKEYLPSVASSS
- a CDS encoding glycoside hydrolase family 27 protein; the encoded protein is MSIRVRMDRKFVCFAAGVLLTAAAAHAQGNLTGYWDLRVPNGDGTFRETFFELTQNGNTLTGKWYGRDPNGIPMQGSIEAGKVHLATVPPPPPPNAAPGGFGGRPTVYDGTLNGETITLTSTGFRGQTMTGDAVRSTREAAMPPAPLPLPALRDLPDNGLVRTPPMGWNSWNKFAGRVTEADVRAAADALVSTGMSKMGYIYVNIDDTWEGGRDANGNIQLNQKFHDMKALADYVHSKGLKLGIYSSPGPKNCAGYTGSFGHEAQDAKTYASWGIDYLKYDLCSARNIYKSTPEIHQALYQKMGEALQSTGRPIVFSLCQYGENDPWKWGYKAGGNLWRTTGDIRDQWESMDRIGFSQIDIATYNRPGRWNDPDMLEVGNGGMSADEYRTHMSLWSLLSAPLIAGNDLSNMTEETKSILMNGDVIAIDQDPAVHPVQRQAKQGSVEVLTRLMSDGSTIVGLFNRGNAPAPASLDWTALSTRPGFKVRDLWKHEPVNVSGATYQANVPVHGVVLLRVTP
- a CDS encoding acido-empty-quinoprotein group A, encoding MTGLAMKFRNLPLFLLAVCMPLLAQTPVNQNNPHDTTKRDPREVRTAATQKAPSDAGAPSLADGDWPTYNGDLSGRRYSPLTKINTTNVRQLELAWTFRVNETSGGGRRISSTPLEVDGVLYFTVPSHVWAVDARTGVKLWQFDWKSKGGEAIGNRGVAVRGNTVYFETEDDYLVAIDRSTGQEKWHAEIGEAEANRAKFNFGSVPPTIVKNHVMVGVSGDDFDVPGFVEAHDPETGALQWRWYTHPNPGEPEAKSWPNDEAMLHGGGMTWVPGTYDPELNLYYFGTGNAQPVINGEARPGDNLYTGTICALNPDTGKLVWYFQPNPHDTHDWDAVQTPVLIDGVINGQKRKLLAQASRNGWFFVLDRTNGKALVSTPFAHQSWTLGLNSKGQPIPNLEKMPKPNGSLVSPNQSGAANWHPPSYDPQTGLFYVAASDAYSVYYVFDNNKKPEGWAGNDRGGYSRFALRALDYKTGKLKWEHPWIAGSARSGMLTTAGGLLFTGDTVSSFVAFNAATGAILWHAGLGNPVTNGPTTFVLDGQQYVTAAAGDTLYAFVLR
- a CDS encoding c-type cytochrome, producing MRFILGFALSICAAASAQFPKAVVDPVSAERGAKLFSSNCARCHGDDARGTPAGPDMIRSEAVLRDRREALHGRDLGPLLRTIPQHNFKFSDKENADLSQFLTLSINKILRSGYNDQPTNLLSGDAKAGEAYFNGAGGCSKCHSPTGNLAGVGKKYTTAALQQKFLFPGSGIRGATKLLVTVKLHNGKTYSGDVVRIDDFNVTLRSADGVSHTFSRTPGTVVTVVHPFAAHEALLDQYTDADIHNLTAYLDTLK